A portion of the Leptospira wolbachii serovar Codice str. CDC genome contains these proteins:
- a CDS encoding SUMF1/EgtB/PvdO family nonheme iron enzyme: MFSLVPKLTISTLCFGLIQCSLVLGYLEPKKTFCTYPKSNPNTGLSGMVWISSGKFLKGDTIYPEESPVYQTSVSGFWMDETEITNDEFSKFVFETGYKTEAERQWSPSSPKETKNEFFEPGAIVFQQPAGDSTNKSPLEWWRYIPYANWRHPEGSQSNIEGKGSYPVVAVTYEDALMYAKWKGHSLPTETEWEWAASGRVEGGAPNDLVTIEANTWQGEFPFVDEGKDGFWGISPVGCYAKNKFGLYDMIGNVWEYTADPWKFVETNDKSKYHTIKGGSYLCSPNYCKRYRAAAKQPQEDHLATGHIGFRTILRTHFDEIRKFTKEKK, encoded by the coding sequence TTGTTCTCTTTGGTACCAAAGCTGACAATTTCAACTCTTTGTTTTGGGCTCATTCAATGTTCTTTGGTCCTCGGTTATTTAGAACCTAAAAAAACTTTTTGTACTTATCCGAAATCAAATCCTAATACCGGTTTATCGGGAATGGTTTGGATATCATCTGGTAAATTCCTTAAAGGTGATACTATTTATCCAGAGGAATCTCCTGTGTATCAAACATCTGTCTCTGGTTTTTGGATGGATGAAACGGAAATTACAAATGATGAATTTTCAAAGTTTGTTTTTGAGACAGGCTATAAAACAGAAGCGGAAAGGCAGTGGTCTCCCAGCTCCCCTAAGGAAACAAAGAATGAATTCTTTGAACCAGGGGCTATCGTATTTCAACAACCTGCAGGCGATTCTACAAATAAATCTCCCTTAGAATGGTGGAGGTATATTCCTTACGCCAATTGGCGTCATCCCGAAGGTTCTCAGTCCAACATTGAAGGTAAAGGTTCTTATCCAGTGGTAGCAGTGACTTATGAAGATGCCTTAATGTATGCCAAGTGGAAAGGGCATTCGTTACCTACCGAAACTGAATGGGAGTGGGCTGCGAGTGGTAGAGTCGAAGGAGGAGCTCCCAACGATTTGGTCACGATAGAAGCCAATACATGGCAAGGTGAATTCCCTTTTGTAGATGAAGGAAAAGACGGTTTTTGGGGTATTTCTCCTGTTGGCTGTTATGCGAAAAATAAGTTCGGTCTTTATGATATGATTGGAAACGTTTGGGAATATACAGCAGATCCTTGGAAGTTTGTCGAAACCAATGACAAATCAAAATACCATACCATTAAAGGTGGATCCTATCTTTGTTCACCAAACTATTGCAAACGTTACCGTGCCGCTGCCAAACAACCACAAGAAGACCATCTAGCCACAGGACATATTGGTTTTCGAACCATATTACGAACGCACTTCGATGAAATTAGAAAATTTACTAAGGAAAAAAAATGA
- a CDS encoding sulfatase-like hydrolase/transferase, translating into MKLLKILLSSVLVLILLLGCLYYNRLILLRYSLGWITDIRYPREPNHPVPWQVGLDFPKEKLKNRPPNIIVIMADDLGFNDVTTYSGGYADLGVPTPNIDSIAKEGVRFDSGYSGSAVCTVSRAALMTGRYPSRFGVEFTPTPGALARVGADLYSDPNRLYPVIIDKDKAEKTKSFNELGMPTSEITIAEVLKSRGYHSVHIGKWHLGSTEAMRPNKQGFDETLFMESGLYLPVDDPNVYNSKQDFDPIDRFLWPNMRFGVSYNGGKWFEPSRYLTDYFTEEAVKVIETNKHRPFFLFLAHWAVHTPLQASKEDYDALPHIKDHRKRVYLSMIRSLDRSVGKVLASLKKEGLDENTIVIFTSDNGAPNYIGLPDVNSPYRGWKLTFFQGGIRVPYLAKWPGHIKPGTKYQNAITNIDILPTVASAAGASLPEDRPIDGVNLLPFLKGKEIQKSRPLIWSDGYYQTVQSEGWKLIQTERPKKKWLFHLDTDPLEKKNVVSLFPDTLAKLEKILVNYNSQMPKPLWPSFIEFPVSIDKTLDQKQEPDDEYTYWVN; encoded by the coding sequence ATGAAACTTTTAAAAATTCTATTATCTTCTGTTTTGGTTCTTATCCTTCTTTTGGGATGCCTTTATTATAACCGTTTGATTCTGCTTCGTTATTCTTTGGGTTGGATTACTGACATTCGTTATCCGAGAGAACCGAACCATCCAGTACCTTGGCAAGTGGGACTAGACTTTCCTAAAGAGAAATTAAAAAATCGACCTCCAAATATCATTGTAATTATGGCAGATGATTTGGGTTTTAACGATGTAACCACATATAGTGGTGGTTATGCGGATTTAGGTGTTCCTACTCCAAATATTGATTCCATAGCAAAAGAAGGGGTACGTTTTGATTCTGGATATTCTGGTAGTGCAGTTTGTACAGTCTCTCGTGCTGCTTTAATGACTGGTAGGTATCCTTCTCGGTTTGGAGTAGAGTTTACTCCCACTCCAGGGGCTCTCGCTCGAGTGGGAGCTGACTTGTATTCTGATCCCAATCGATTGTATCCAGTGATCATCGATAAAGATAAGGCAGAAAAAACTAAAAGTTTTAATGAATTAGGAATGCCTACATCGGAGATTACGATTGCTGAAGTCCTAAAGTCCAGAGGATACCATTCGGTTCATATTGGGAAATGGCATTTAGGAAGTACGGAGGCAATGAGGCCCAACAAACAAGGATTTGATGAAACCTTGTTTATGGAGAGTGGGTTGTATCTCCCTGTTGATGATCCGAATGTATATAATTCGAAACAAGATTTTGATCCAATAGATCGATTTTTATGGCCCAATATGAGATTTGGCGTGAGTTATAACGGTGGTAAGTGGTTTGAGCCAAGTCGTTATCTGACTGATTATTTCACAGAGGAAGCAGTGAAGGTAATTGAAACCAATAAACATAGGCCATTCTTTTTGTTTTTGGCTCATTGGGCGGTGCATACTCCATTACAAGCAAGTAAGGAAGATTACGATGCTTTACCTCATATCAAAGACCACAGGAAACGTGTATATTTGAGTATGATTCGTTCTCTCGATCGCAGTGTTGGAAAAGTTTTGGCATCTTTAAAAAAAGAAGGGCTCGATGAAAATACAATCGTGATTTTTACCAGTGATAACGGCGCTCCCAATTACATTGGCCTTCCCGATGTGAACTCACCATATAGAGGATGGAAACTGACTTTCTTTCAAGGGGGAATTCGTGTTCCTTATTTGGCAAAGTGGCCCGGTCATATCAAACCTGGCACCAAATACCAAAATGCAATTACTAACATTGATATACTCCCTACAGTTGCTAGTGCAGCTGGTGCCAGTTTACCCGAAGATAGACCCATTGATGGGGTTAATCTTTTGCCTTTTCTAAAAGGGAAGGAGATTCAAAAATCTAGACCTCTCATTTGGAGTGATGGTTATTACCAGACTGTTCAGTCGGAGGGTTGGAAATTGATCCAAACAGAACGACCTAAAAAGAAATGGTTATTTCATTTAGATACAGATCCTTTGGAAAAGAAAAACGTGGTTTCTCTTTTTCCTGATACACTTGCGAAGTTGGAAAAAATATTAGTAAATTATAATAGTCAAATGCCAAAGCCTCTTTGGCCTTCGTTTATCGAATTTCCGGTTTCGATTGATAAAACTTTAGATCAAAAACAGGAACCCGATGACGAGTATACGTATTGGGTGAATTAG
- a CDS encoding DinB family protein, with amino-acid sequence MNPLSAENHQILEQGIHLLKSISNESYTQRQQNMDASIGEHFRHILEHYELFWEGIKVGHIDYDNRKRNPELEVNRLFAIESMMGYASKFNEETFYLEPLTISQNYNPKKPVPIVTSNLTRELMFLVSHTVHHYAIISILVKLDGGVVPNGFGFSPATLYAKVIDR; translated from the coding sequence ATGAACCCTTTATCTGCCGAGAACCATCAAATTTTGGAGCAGGGGATTCATCTTCTGAAATCTATTTCGAACGAAAGTTATACACAAAGACAACAAAATATGGATGCTTCCATTGGTGAGCACTTTCGGCATATTTTGGAACATTACGAATTGTTTTGGGAAGGTATAAAGGTAGGTCATATTGATTATGACAACCGGAAGCGAAATCCAGAACTCGAAGTCAATCGGTTGTTCGCTATTGAATCTATGATGGGCTATGCATCCAAGTTTAATGAAGAAACTTTTTATTTAGAGCCACTGACCATTTCTCAAAATTATAATCCCAAGAAACCTGTTCCCATAGTAACAAGTAACCTGACTCGGGAGTTGATGTTTCTTGTTTCTCATACGGTTCATCATTATGCAATCATTTCCATATTAGTTAAGTTAGATGGTGGAGTTGTGCCAAATGGGTTTGGTTTTTCTCCAGCTACTTTGTATGCAAAAGTAATCGACAGATAA
- a CDS encoding ArnT family glycosyltransferase, with product MFFAVLILLSAIFAMTLGVPDAAFPQGDEIMHIRSIRESLDIGSYTLPVLSGLPNPYKPPLLFWMGMFFDKIFGVSYFSERLVSFLFGLGTLTLFYKLYQSISQSVKETRLATLTFAFSFLSLKFFGLLMMEGAMVFFTLLYVFLFYRSKKTKSASYVAWGSFFVGFGYLLKGPILHIYIILFLLSYLYIRMVRVRRGHFQVSFRPLREERQTLLLFTLSFLIPILWISYLYVFTSSGKELLRFFFITENMGKFYAANQSGLRIWGGWLLYTIPFTIPLLHIGWLIIKKPSNGKNRLFTMVLLVFLLLVTIFHLMPNRKDPYYVTPFIVFLFLLPAMTKVNWKTLILSNYNQYSIPIVYFLFVALAVALRLPLLFAISLAGIVLSLSAILAFQNEKMKFYGVFFPQLLLVPITMMFFIRPMADPDITKHLINSEGQEICVIAENPWTAMDVQNKLMKAKVRFALPLTYRDTCPNADIIVTFAETSLSEDWVKDSSWFQWKQHLNLDSNQILRSLLKMDKRSFQSEVNVWRRGENK from the coding sequence ATGTTTTTTGCTGTTCTTATCTTACTATCTGCAATTTTCGCGATGACTCTCGGTGTTCCCGATGCGGCCTTCCCACAGGGAGACGAAATCATGCACATTCGTTCTATTCGTGAAAGTTTGGATATTGGAAGTTATACCCTTCCTGTTTTATCGGGCCTACCGAATCCATACAAACCTCCACTTCTTTTTTGGATGGGAATGTTTTTTGATAAAATTTTTGGAGTGAGTTATTTTTCAGAACGATTGGTTTCCTTTTTATTTGGTCTAGGAACTTTGACTTTATTTTATAAACTCTACCAATCCATCAGTCAGTCGGTCAAAGAAACAAGGCTCGCAACCCTCACCTTTGCTTTTTCATTTTTATCCTTAAAATTTTTTGGGCTTCTTATGATGGAAGGGGCTATGGTGTTTTTTACACTGCTTTACGTTTTTTTATTCTATCGATCAAAAAAAACCAAAAGTGCCTCCTATGTTGCCTGGGGAAGTTTCTTTGTTGGTTTTGGATACTTACTCAAAGGTCCCATACTTCATATTTATATAATATTATTTTTACTTAGTTACCTCTATATCAGAATGGTTCGAGTCAGGCGAGGTCATTTTCAAGTTTCCTTCCGCCCTCTTCGAGAAGAAAGACAAACGCTTCTATTGTTTACTCTTTCCTTCTTAATTCCTATTCTTTGGATCTCCTATTTGTATGTTTTTACTAGTTCCGGAAAAGAATTGTTACGGTTCTTTTTTATCACCGAGAATATGGGAAAATTTTATGCTGCCAATCAATCTGGATTAAGAATTTGGGGAGGTTGGCTCCTCTACACCATCCCATTTACAATTCCTCTCCTCCACATTGGCTGGCTTATCATAAAAAAACCTTCGAATGGCAAAAACCGTTTATTTACGATGGTGTTACTTGTTTTTTTATTACTTGTTACTATCTTTCACCTAATGCCCAACAGAAAGGATCCGTATTATGTAACTCCATTCATTGTATTTCTATTTTTGTTGCCTGCTATGACAAAAGTAAATTGGAAAACACTAATACTTTCCAATTATAATCAATACTCCATTCCCATAGTTTACTTTTTATTCGTCGCTCTTGCGGTGGCTCTAAGACTACCATTATTATTTGCGATTTCTTTAGCGGGAATTGTATTATCACTTAGTGCCATCCTAGCATTCCAAAATGAAAAGATGAAGTTCTATGGAGTATTTTTCCCTCAACTATTACTTGTTCCCATTACGATGATGTTTTTTATCAGGCCGATGGCCGATCCAGATATCACCAAACATCTGATAAATTCGGAAGGACAGGAAATCTGTGTCATTGCTGAGAATCCTTGGACAGCGATGGACGTCCAAAACAAACTTATGAAGGCCAAGGTGAGGTTTGCACTCCCACTTACCTATCGGGATACTTGCCCCAATGCAGATATCATAGTGACATTCGCAGAGACCTCGTTATCTGAAGATTGGGTCAAAGACTCCTCTTGGTTCCAATGGAAACAACACTTAAACTTAGATTCAAATCAAATCTTACGATCTCTATTAAAAATGGATAAACGTTCCTTCCAATCAGAAGTAAACGTTTGGAGACGAGGAGAGAACAAATGA
- a CDS encoding polyprenol monophosphomannose synthase codes for MQNKTSIILPTYNEAGNIKNCAETISKILEKESLDFEIVIVDDNSPDGTFEVAKVLAEYDKRIKPFIRTTERGLSSAVTYGYGKAVGDNLVVVDADFQHDYTKIPEVIRLLKDNDIVVATRRSPDGGYGNFPILRKLASQFATKISEWLFPVPISDPMSGFFGIRKSVYLETKGKLHPRGYKILFEILGSVRTEKIAEVGYTFGLRTWGQSKLDSGVIFYFIWDLISIKWNQWRSSHSFQFRSKRRNSHIHP; via the coding sequence ATGCAAAATAAAACAAGTATTATACTCCCAACTTATAATGAAGCCGGTAATATCAAAAACTGTGCGGAAACAATCTCGAAGATCTTAGAAAAAGAATCCTTGGACTTTGAAATCGTCATCGTTGATGACAATTCCCCTGATGGTACCTTTGAAGTTGCCAAAGTTCTTGCAGAATATGACAAAAGAATCAAACCCTTTATCCGAACAACAGAAAGGGGTTTAAGTTCTGCAGTGACTTATGGTTATGGAAAAGCGGTGGGTGACAATTTGGTAGTAGTGGATGCTGATTTCCAACACGACTACACAAAAATTCCAGAGGTCATTCGCCTTCTGAAAGATAACGATATTGTTGTTGCGACACGAAGAAGTCCAGATGGTGGTTATGGAAATTTCCCCATCTTACGAAAGTTAGCAAGCCAGTTTGCCACAAAAATTTCTGAGTGGTTATTTCCTGTTCCTATATCCGACCCAATGAGTGGTTTTTTTGGAATCCGAAAGTCTGTATACCTTGAAACAAAAGGAAAACTCCATCCAAGAGGTTATAAAATTCTTTTTGAAATTTTAGGTTCGGTTCGAACAGAAAAGATTGCGGAAGTTGGTTATACCTTTGGACTTCGGACTTGGGGACAATCCAAACTGGACTCAGGTGTGATCTTTTATTTTATCTGGGACCTAATTTCGATTAAATGGAATCAGTGGAGGTCGTCTCACTCTTTCCAATTTAGATCCAAAAGGAGAAATTCCCATATCCATCCATAA
- a CDS encoding STAS domain-containing protein, with the protein MVTKSVEENCYRIEANRLDVYSAAGLEKDMTNIFRKGVSSLYLDFSNVEEVSSAVLGLLLYKKMAYQKQGVTLLLINVNPQIQKILKILNLNGHLLL; encoded by the coding sequence ATGGTCACAAAGTCAGTAGAGGAAAATTGTTATCGAATTGAAGCGAATCGGCTGGATGTATACTCTGCCGCAGGTCTAGAGAAAGACATGACAAACATCTTCAGAAAAGGAGTCTCCTCTCTCTATTTAGATTTTTCCAATGTGGAGGAAGTATCCTCCGCTGTTCTTGGACTTCTTTTATACAAAAAAATGGCCTATCAAAAACAGGGAGTTACACTCCTACTCATCAATGTAAACCCACAGATCCAAAAGATCTTAAAAATTCTAAACCTAAACGGACATTTACTTCTTTAG
- a CDS encoding alpha-glucosidase, which produces MEWWKQTSIYQIYPWSFQDSNGDGIGDLKGILGRLDQIQDLGVETIWFSPFYRSPGEDFGYDISDYTAIDPRFGTMEDCDKLIKEIHKRKIRIVLDMVMNHTSDQHPWFLESKSSKENAKRDFYIWRKGTKRTPNNWISMVGTSGWNYDKTTDESYYSNFLSFQPDLNYRNPKVKKAMFDVLDFWLRKGVDGFRLDIFNSIYKDESFRDNPSSLRYFPTPDNHDEAFFQKKLYNLNLPESFQFAKEVRKHISKYKQKPFLIGEVSGSDKVLKSFLGEKADGLNLVFQFELIHFDYEANFFKELLEKNERVFPAPYTPTYVLGNHDQRRYIDRLGGDVRKAKVLSAFQFLARGIPVVYYGEEIARKEGKISSFFGKDPIAKMNRLVPLFLSNLLGIYINRDNCRLPMLWEMSQNAGFSKGNPWLPVGTFQPEDTVLHQKTNKDSLWNHYKALFHLRKGSVVLKEGSVRTKSSTHPDVLCFERVLGDKVVIVYLNFGETETQEVIPKGSKPLYQFGRTKELGGALQLGSHSGAAFLTKLKK; this is translated from the coding sequence ATGGAATGGTGGAAACAAACTTCAATTTATCAAATTTACCCTTGGTCCTTTCAGGATTCTAACGGGGATGGGATTGGCGATTTAAAAGGGATTCTTGGGCGTTTGGACCAAATCCAAGATTTGGGTGTGGAAACCATTTGGTTCTCTCCCTTCTACAGAAGCCCAGGCGAAGACTTTGGCTACGATATTTCTGACTATACTGCCATTGATCCTAGGTTTGGAACGATGGAAGACTGTGACAAACTCATAAAAGAAATCCACAAACGAAAGATACGCATAGTTCTAGATATGGTGATGAACCATACTTCAGACCAACATCCTTGGTTTTTGGAATCCAAATCCTCGAAAGAAAATGCCAAAAGAGATTTCTATATTTGGAGAAAGGGAACTAAAAGAACACCGAACAATTGGATCTCCATGGTGGGGACTTCTGGTTGGAATTATGACAAAACAACCGATGAATCTTACTACAGTAATTTTTTATCCTTCCAACCAGATCTGAACTATAGGAATCCCAAAGTCAAAAAAGCAATGTTTGATGTTCTTGATTTTTGGCTTCGTAAGGGAGTGGATGGATTTCGACTCGATATCTTTAATTCGATTTATAAAGATGAGAGTTTTCGAGATAACCCATCGAGTTTACGATACTTCCCCACACCAGATAACCATGATGAGGCGTTCTTTCAAAAAAAACTGTATAACTTGAATTTACCAGAGTCCTTCCAGTTTGCCAAGGAAGTCCGTAAACATATCTCCAAATACAAACAAAAACCATTTCTCATTGGCGAGGTGAGTGGATCTGACAAAGTTTTAAAATCCTTTTTAGGGGAAAAAGCAGACGGGCTGAATCTCGTTTTTCAATTTGAACTCATCCACTTTGATTACGAAGCTAATTTTTTTAAAGAGCTTTTGGAAAAAAATGAAAGAGTATTTCCAGCTCCTTATACTCCGACTTATGTTTTGGGAAACCATGACCAAAGGCGTTATATTGACAGGTTAGGTGGTGATGTTCGTAAAGCAAAAGTTCTTTCGGCATTTCAGTTTTTAGCAAGGGGCATTCCTGTTGTCTATTATGGGGAAGAAATAGCAAGAAAGGAGGGTAAGATTTCTAGTTTTTTTGGAAAGGACCCCATTGCAAAAATGAATCGTTTGGTTCCATTATTTTTATCCAATCTTCTTGGAATTTATATCAACAGAGACAATTGCCGCCTGCCCATGTTATGGGAGATGAGTCAAAACGCTGGATTTTCTAAAGGAAATCCTTGGTTGCCTGTTGGTACATTCCAACCAGAAGATACCGTTCTGCACCAAAAAACAAACAAAGATTCCCTTTGGAACCATTACAAAGCTTTGTTTCATTTAAGAAAAGGATCGGTTGTTTTGAAAGAGGGAAGTGTACGAACCAAATCTTCAACTCACCCAGATGTATTGTGTTTTGAAAGGGTTCTTGGTGATAAAGTTGTGATCGTGTATTTAAACTTTGGGGAAACAGAAACCCAAGAGGTTATTCCCAAGGGAAGTAAGCCATTGTATCAGTTTGGTCGGACCAAAGAACTGGGAGGAGCCCTTCAATTGGGATCCCACTCGGGGGCTGCTTTTTTAACGAAACTAAAGAAGTAA
- the speD gene encoding adenosylmethionine decarboxylase → MDKEKIKLSGFNNLTKVLSFNLYDFCITLDDEQKGRYVSYIHDKYNASKITEISKEIVKRIDANILSVSAQDYDPVGASAMVLMSDVKGGGNPIPSAQVSMHLDKSHITVHTYPDAADPDGICSFRVDIDISTCGEIIPLDSINYLFEAFECDVVYIDYVVRGYTRLADGRKIYNDHHFNSILDFVKPELKRNYTFLSDINMPQDNTWQTKMMIKELGPENYLLNPEDISHPGVPDKMKLLREEMKEVYHMIH, encoded by the coding sequence ATGGATAAAGAAAAAATCAAACTTTCCGGTTTCAACAATCTGACAAAAGTTTTGAGTTTTAACCTCTACGATTTTTGCATCACTTTGGATGACGAACAAAAAGGTAGATACGTAAGTTATATCCACGACAAATACAACGCTAGCAAAATTACAGAAATTTCTAAAGAGATTGTCAAACGAATTGATGCCAATATCCTTTCTGTCTCCGCACAAGACTACGATCCTGTAGGTGCATCTGCTATGGTTCTTATGAGTGATGTCAAAGGTGGCGGCAATCCTATCCCTTCGGCTCAGGTAAGTATGCACCTAGACAAATCGCATATCACAGTCCACACCTATCCTGATGCCGCCGATCCCGATGGAATTTGTTCCTTTCGTGTAGACATTGATATTTCCACTTGTGGAGAGATCATCCCCTTGGACTCCATCAATTATTTATTTGAAGCTTTTGAATGTGATGTTGTTTATATCGATTACGTAGTTCGCGGATACACTCGTTTGGCAGATGGAAGAAAAATTTACAACGACCACCATTTCAATTCGATTTTGGATTTCGTAAAACCAGAACTAAAAAGAAACTATACATTTTTGTCTGACATCAACATGCCACAAGACAATACTTGGCAAACAAAAATGATGATCAAAGAACTTGGACCAGAAAATTATCTACTGAACCCAGAAGATATCTCCCATCCAGGCGTTCCAGACAAAATGAAACTTTTACGTGAGGAAATGAAAGAAGTTTACCACATGATCCATTAA
- a CDS encoding thioredoxin domain-containing protein — MTNRRIIFRNFGLFFLGFSLLFILSLGIGYFGEKSRFVECSFCKERFPLEPKGTWIWIYPGLVGCGKKCPLALEAFRQFQERFPEIPSSFYFLVTDPSETEEAIQSYLAYYQKSLQIQALRPNTEEEISFYRKLGAYLPVHPSLKKRDEHGTQFFLIPPNRDFMYLIPKLGGKEWIEIRKEIESKSMD, encoded by the coding sequence ATGACAAATCGTAGAATCATATTCAGAAACTTTGGACTTTTTTTCCTCGGGTTTTCGTTACTATTCATTCTTAGTTTGGGGATCGGTTACTTTGGCGAGAAGTCTAGATTTGTGGAATGTTCTTTTTGTAAGGAAAGGTTCCCGTTGGAACCAAAAGGAACTTGGATTTGGATCTATCCTGGACTTGTGGGTTGTGGAAAAAAATGTCCTTTGGCTTTAGAGGCTTTTCGCCAGTTCCAAGAAAGGTTTCCAGAAATTCCCTCTTCCTTTTATTTTTTAGTTACCGATCCAAGTGAAACTGAAGAGGCGATCCAATCTTATTTGGCATATTACCAGAAGAGTTTGCAAATCCAAGCCCTTCGTCCTAATACAGAAGAAGAAATTAGCTTCTATCGAAAGTTAGGTGCTTATTTGCCTGTCCATCCTTCTCTAAAAAAAAGAGACGAACATGGGACTCAATTTTTTTTAATCCCACCCAATCGCGATTTTATGTACTTAATACCGAAATTGGGAGGAAAAGAATGGATCGAAATCCGAAAGGAAATTGAATCCAAATCCATGGATTGA
- a CDS encoding methyl-accepting chemotaxis protein, which produces MATVLLERQKKVDTFFLWAILAHTPLVFFLSLGYGATTVVTLSAVLLSFVSFVFYRLGRGTFFLRAWNGAALMMFSALLIQAQFGRIEMHFHVFSALAILFVYEDWRVLLVAALTIAIHHLVGNYIQEFGTVIFGTKVMVYSYGTGLEIVFTHALFVVFETGILIYFSIRSFLELKKQIEVQSNLETVIAGVTAAMNEVSSGTNTFVENSSLISQKVHEFESSFQTQSSSIEAISAATEETAASSQLILEGSNRQIKEVRTVEELNRNLFSLNEGFVTSLEVMRSKIQESADSVKKTETEFSGLYQSMEVAVDDSEKMEEILELISDIAEKVNLLSLNASIEAARAGDAGRGFAVVASEISKLADSTAEATKNISSISGKIKSAIQISFKQSNQINQTVQSFVKSILSSEEGMRELTVKITGTLSAFEQQEEALQTLDQIAQEMQLSSKEQSTSMEEISASVLDLNVKTQTNLGTSSKMIALIEKGNVIFNGLKGSFETLAAAIEHDKS; this is translated from the coding sequence TTGGCAACAGTTCTATTGGAACGCCAAAAGAAAGTTGATACATTTTTTCTTTGGGCAATTTTGGCCCATACCCCCCTTGTTTTTTTTCTCTCTTTAGGATACGGAGCGACTACAGTGGTCACCTTATCGGCAGTTTTGCTTTCCTTTGTTTCGTTTGTATTTTATCGTTTGGGACGAGGTACTTTTTTCCTAAGAGCTTGGAATGGAGCTGCCCTCATGATGTTCAGTGCCCTTTTGATTCAGGCACAATTTGGTCGGATCGAAATGCACTTTCATGTATTCAGTGCTCTTGCCATTCTATTTGTCTATGAAGATTGGAGAGTTTTACTCGTAGCAGCATTAACGATCGCCATACACCACTTAGTTGGAAATTACATTCAAGAATTTGGTACGGTCATTTTTGGGACCAAAGTGATGGTTTACAGTTATGGAACTGGCCTAGAGATTGTTTTTACTCATGCTTTGTTCGTTGTTTTTGAAACTGGAATTCTAATTTATTTTTCCATACGTTCCTTTTTAGAACTCAAGAAACAAATCGAAGTACAATCCAATTTAGAAACAGTGATTGCGGGTGTTACAGCTGCAATGAATGAAGTATCTTCTGGAACGAATACTTTTGTGGAAAATTCCAGTTTAATCTCTCAAAAAGTGCATGAATTTGAAAGTTCTTTTCAAACCCAATCTTCTTCTATTGAAGCAATTTCGGCAGCAACCGAGGAGACTGCGGCTTCTAGCCAGCTGATTTTGGAAGGATCCAACAGGCAAATCAAAGAAGTGAGAACCGTAGAGGAATTGAATCGAAATTTATTTAGTTTAAACGAAGGTTTTGTTACTTCCCTGGAAGTAATGCGCTCGAAAATTCAAGAGTCTGCAGATAGTGTCAAAAAAACCGAGACAGAATTTTCTGGATTGTACCAGTCCATGGAAGTGGCAGTAGATGATTCCGAAAAAATGGAAGAAATTTTGGAACTAATTTCTGATATCGCAGAAAAGGTCAACTTACTATCGTTAAATGCATCTATCGAAGCAGCCCGGGCAGGAGATGCAGGTCGCGGATTTGCCGTAGTAGCCTCTGAGATCTCGAAACTTGCAGACTCTACAGCTGAAGCGACTAAAAACATATCTTCTATATCAGGAAAGATCAAATCAGCAATCCAAATCAGTTTCAAACAATCCAATCAAATCAACCAAACAGTGCAAAGTTTTGTTAAATCCATTCTTTCATCAGAAGAAGGGATGAGGGAACTCACAGTAAAAATTACAGGAACTCTTTCTGCTTTTGAACAACAAGAAGAAGCTCTTCAAACCTTAGATCAAATTGCCCAAGAGATGCAACTTTCTAGTAAGGAACAATCGACAAGTATGGAAGAAATTTCAGCTTCGGTTTTGGATTTGAATGTGAAAACCCAAACCAACTTAGGAACGAGTTCCAAGATGATTGCCCTCATTGAAAAAGGAAATGTAATTTTCAATGGTTTGAAGGGATCTTTCGAAACCTTGGCTGCTGCCATTGAACATGACAAATCGTAG